A stretch of the Marmota flaviventris isolate mMarFla1 chromosome 12, mMarFla1.hap1, whole genome shotgun sequence genome encodes the following:
- the LOC114092368 gene encoding major histocompatibility complex class I-related gene protein codes for MVLLVPLITVFMVKLSQARTHSLRYFRLGVSDPGHGVPEFISVGYVDSHPITTYDSVTRQKEPRAPWMAENLAPDHWERYTQLLRGWQQMFKVELRRLQRHYNHSGLHTYQRMIGCELLEDGSTTGFLQYAYDGQDFIVFNKDTLSWMAVDNVAHVTKRAWEANQHELQYQKNWLEEECIAWLKRFLEYGKDTLLRTEPPLVRISRKEFFPGITTLFCRAHGFYPPEISMIWKKNGEELVQEVDYGDILPSGDGTYQTWVSVELDPQSRDIYSCHVEHCGLYVVLQGHQESESILLVMKAVFGAIVLTIVLAGVGFLAWRRRPREQNGVVYPSTRIHECSSPS; via the exons ATGGTGCTCCTGGTACCTCTAATCACTGTATTCATGGTGAAGCTCAGTCAGGCCC GAACACACTCTCTGAGATACTTTCGCCTGGGTGTTTCGGATCCTGGCCACGGGGTTCCTGAATTTATCTCAGTTGGGTATGTGGACTCCCACCCTATCACCACATATGACAGTGTCACTCGGCAGAAGGAGCCGCGGGCCCCTTGGATGGCGGAGAACCTGGCGCCCGATCATTGGGAGAGGTACACTCAGCTGCTCAGGGGCTGGCAGCAGATGTTCAAGGTGGAGCTGAGGCGCCTGCAGAGGCACTACAATCACTCAG GGCTTCACACTTACCAGAGAATGATTGGCTGTGAATTGCTGGAGGATGGAAGCACCACGGGATTTCTCCAATATGCATATGACGGACAGGATTTCATCGTCTTCAATAAAGACACCCTGTCCTGGATGGCAGTAGATAATGTGGCTCACGTCACCAAACGGGCATGGGAAGCCAATCAGCATGAGTTACAATATCAAAAGAATTGGCTGGAAGAAGAATGCATTGCCTGGCTAAAGAGATTCCTAGAGTACGGCAAAGATACCCTGCTAAGAACAG AGCCCCCACTGGTCAGAATAAGTCGCAAAGAATTTTTTCCGGGGATTACAACTCTCTTCTGCAGAGCTCATGGATTTTACCCTCCAGAAATTTCCATGATATGGAAGAAAAATGGGGAAGAACTTGTCCAAGAAGTGGATTATGGAGACATCCTTCCCAGCGGGGATGGAACCTATCAGACGTGGGTGTCAGTTGAACTGGATCCACAGAGCAGGGACATTTACTCCTGCCACGTGGAGCATTGTGGCCTCTACGTGGTTCTTCAGGGCcatcagg AATCGGAATCCATCCTTCTGGTGATGAAAGCTGTCTTTGGGGCCATTGTCCTCACCATTGTCCTGGCTGGAGTTGGCTTCCTGGCCTGGAGAAGAAGGCCCCGAG AGCAAAATGGAGTCGTTTACCCTTCCACACGCATCCATGAATGCAGTTCTCCCTCCTAG